The following coding sequences are from one Bradyrhizobium sp. 200 window:
- a CDS encoding AraC family transcriptional regulator — translation MMYQMPFDWITRHTSGVVRQGLPFEKVMEASLIDLRHGDNRDLVRPAQFLLLCMNTALGVNDAAHGLARSRIDPAYTALGLRVAIGSATLEDAILAVARLYRAAAGAVQIELKARHDSAILSIRADSVRDADAIVLEDTYLSWIFMHCMYFLGSRMPVAVVSTRDPFHFNLGGRHFAIGAPLRFGAVTSMQFPRVLLGRRGLSRAGANPHWDCFRLWLDFIEHGDAAPAMDRYLTARGHLHLDDFAERACRSASTIRRRLRGDGGFRRSRSHALAAAAVRKLRYSDDSVDSIAAELGYSDARSLRRFLKTATGATPQQIRASGVVADSDDTEVRRRLQAIGLAMAS, via the coding sequence ATGATGTATCAGATGCCGTTCGACTGGATCACGCGGCACACCAGCGGCGTGGTTCGCCAGGGATTGCCCTTCGAGAAGGTGATGGAAGCATCCCTGATCGACCTGCGCCATGGCGACAATCGTGATCTTGTCCGGCCCGCGCAATTTCTGCTGCTCTGCATGAACACCGCGCTCGGCGTCAACGATGCCGCCCACGGCCTCGCCCGCTCGCGCATCGACCCGGCCTATACTGCGCTTGGCCTTCGCGTTGCCATCGGCTCCGCCACGCTGGAGGACGCGATTCTCGCGGTCGCGCGCCTCTACCGAGCGGCGGCCGGTGCAGTCCAGATTGAACTCAAAGCCAGGCACGATTCCGCAATCCTGAGCATCCGGGCTGACTCAGTGCGAGACGCCGACGCGATCGTGCTCGAAGACACCTATCTCAGCTGGATTTTCATGCACTGCATGTATTTTCTCGGGAGCCGGATGCCGGTTGCCGTCGTGTCGACGCGTGATCCATTTCACTTCAACCTCGGCGGCAGGCATTTTGCGATCGGCGCTCCCCTGCGCTTTGGCGCGGTTACCAGCATGCAGTTCCCGAGGGTCTTGCTGGGCCGGCGCGGTCTCAGCCGCGCCGGCGCCAATCCACACTGGGATTGCTTTCGCCTGTGGCTCGACTTCATCGAACATGGTGATGCCGCGCCAGCAATGGACCGATATTTGACCGCTCGCGGTCACCTGCATCTCGACGATTTCGCCGAACGCGCTTGCAGGAGCGCGTCAACGATACGCCGTCGCCTGCGTGGAGATGGCGGCTTTCGTCGCTCGCGCTCGCACGCCCTGGCCGCGGCTGCCGTCCGTAAGCTCCGCTACAGCGACGATAGCGTCGACTCGATTGCCGCTGAACTGGGCTATTCCGATGCCCGAAGCTTGCGCCGATTTCTCAAGACCGCTACCGGCGCAACGCCGCAACAAATTCGAGCGTCGGGGGTCGTCGCAGATTCCGACGATACCGAGGTTCGCCGGCGGTTGCAGGCGATTGGCCTCGCCATGGCGAGCTAG
- a CDS encoding FAD-dependent oxidoreductase: protein MNAFASRHAIIIGGGASGVLLAYQLLQRSTPDFRVTLIEKRPDIGRGLAYHTGNPEHVLNVRVANMSALPDEPDHFWRWLTSREGVPSPCPDPYCFVPRRIYGDYIASLLTMSKGRSLHRLSIVQGTCVDVSEELSDVVVRLDDGSRYVGDIAVLATGHDIRSCSPGYVDPWLPPSAAGVDPDATVLILGTGLTMVDYIQSLVHDGHRGPIVAMSRRGLLTKPHRHVNPIRIQETEVPFGASIGQLLRWFRGRVDAHVAKGGDWRSVNRRSQTAHTAPLARAAACFQTLLPRTCARLVGRASPSHGARGGSTHYACAS, encoded by the coding sequence ATGAATGCCTTCGCTAGCCGACACGCTATCATCATAGGCGGCGGCGCCAGCGGCGTGCTCCTGGCCTATCAGTTGCTGCAGCGTTCCACTCCCGACTTTCGTGTCACGCTGATCGAGAAACGGCCTGATATCGGACGCGGTCTGGCCTATCATACTGGCAATCCCGAACACGTGCTCAACGTGCGGGTCGCGAACATGAGCGCACTGCCGGATGAGCCGGATCATTTCTGGCGCTGGCTGACCTCGCGTGAAGGTGTGCCATCGCCCTGTCCCGATCCCTATTGTTTCGTACCGCGGCGTATTTACGGCGATTACATTGCCAGCCTGCTGACGATGTCCAAAGGACGCTCGTTGCATCGGCTCTCCATCGTGCAAGGCACTTGCGTCGACGTCAGCGAGGAGCTGAGCGACGTCGTGGTGAGGTTGGATGACGGCAGTCGTTATGTCGGCGACATCGCCGTTCTCGCGACCGGGCACGACATCCGGTCCTGCTCTCCGGGTTACGTCGACCCATGGCTGCCGCCCTCCGCAGCCGGCGTCGATCCCGACGCCACCGTGCTGATCCTTGGCACCGGGCTGACGATGGTCGACTACATCCAGTCCCTGGTCCACGATGGGCACCGCGGACCGATCGTCGCGATGTCACGCCGCGGTCTGCTGACGAAACCCCATCGCCATGTGAATCCGATTCGTATCCAGGAAACGGAAGTTCCGTTCGGCGCCAGCATCGGTCAGTTGCTGCGCTGGTTCCGTGGCCGGGTCGACGCGCATGTTGCCAAGGGTGGCGACTGGCGCAGCGTCAATCGACGGTCTCAGACCGCGCATACAGCGCCTCTGGCGCGAGCTGCCGCCTGCTTCCAAACGCTGCTTCCTCGAACATGCGCGCGCCTGGTGGGACGTGCATCGCCATCGCATGGCGCCCGAGGTGGAAGCACGCATTACGCATGCGCTTCATGA
- a CDS encoding MetQ/NlpA family ABC transporter substrate-binding protein, producing MRILLRLAQAAGLSLALTAAAVADGPLKIATSAGPVGQLASFAAKLAKEKGQDVKIVELSDWVALNEVVNSGDVDANLFQHATYLALQNKQRGFNLVQIDKVGVIAPVGLFSKKVKSLEEIKSGDSVAIPNEPLNGARGLILLERAGLIKLTPGKGFSVSKFDIIENPKNLKIVELDPAQTYRSLDDVTLALVNITYLIPAGGDPKSALIIDRTVDDGLVLRFTARPDKKDDPRLKAFIQVFNSPEVKKFIEENIPAFIPAGFNS from the coding sequence ATGAGAATACTTTTGCGCCTGGCACAGGCCGCAGGCCTTTCACTGGCATTGACCGCCGCTGCCGTTGCCGACGGGCCCCTGAAAATCGCCACCAGCGCCGGCCCCGTCGGGCAGCTGGCCTCCTTTGCCGCGAAGCTCGCCAAGGAGAAGGGGCAGGACGTCAAGATCGTCGAGCTGTCCGACTGGGTCGCGCTGAACGAGGTGGTCAACAGCGGCGACGTCGATGCCAATCTGTTCCAGCACGCGACTTATCTGGCGCTTCAGAACAAGCAGCGTGGGTTCAACCTCGTTCAGATCGACAAGGTCGGGGTGATCGCGCCGGTCGGGCTGTTCTCGAAGAAGGTCAAAAGCCTGGAAGAAATCAAGTCCGGCGACAGCGTGGCGATTCCGAACGAGCCGTTGAATGGCGCCCGTGGGCTCATTCTGCTCGAACGAGCCGGCCTGATCAAACTAACGCCGGGCAAGGGATTTTCGGTCAGCAAGTTCGATATCATCGAAAATCCCAAGAACCTGAAGATTGTCGAACTCGATCCGGCGCAGACTTATCGCTCGCTCGACGACGTCACGCTTGCACTCGTCAACATCACTTACCTCATTCCGGCCGGTGGCGACCCGAAATCGGCGCTGATCATCGACCGTACGGTCGATGACGGTCTCGTGCTGCGCTTCACCGCCCGGCCCGACAAGAAGGATGATCCGCGGCTGAAGGCGTTCATCCAGGTCTTCAACTCACCGGAGGTCAAGAAATTCATCGAGGAGAACATTCCGGCGTTCATTCCGGCTGGCTTCAATAGCTAA
- a CDS encoding LLM class flavin-dependent oxidoreductase translates to MAKPRELLFNAFNMTAPSHNWAGLWSHPRDTSINYNSLDYWIDYARTAERGLLDGIFLADVFGVYDVFGDNADTAIRHAVQLPNAEPTLLVSAMALATKHLGFGITSNLTFEHPYQLARRFSTLDHLTNGRIGWNIVTGYLDSGARGMGLPASRVHDERYDAAEDFLEASYKLWEGSWEDDAVRRDRDARIFTDPAKVHPVRHDGSHYRVNGIHLAEPSPQRTPLLYQAGTSKRGRAFAARHAEAIFLNGQTKPILARAAREIRSAAKEFGRDPYDIKLFAGATVIVAPTRAEAEDILEDYARHVDQAGQLALLSGWTGIDFSTYQPDQAVQYVESNAIQSMVENFTLRSDRPVRIGDLATLSRVGARSPFVVGSPQDVADELIAWAEETDVDGFNLFRLVVPESLTAFVDLVVPELQSRGVYKTAYREGTLREKLFPGRGARLPAVHPAASYRRLGASSASDARSDAAE, encoded by the coding sequence ATGGCCAAACCACGAGAACTCCTATTCAACGCCTTCAACATGACGGCGCCGAGCCACAATTGGGCTGGCCTGTGGTCGCACCCGCGGGATACATCGATCAACTACAACTCGCTGGATTACTGGATCGACTACGCCAGGACGGCGGAGCGCGGGCTGCTCGACGGCATCTTCCTCGCCGACGTCTTCGGGGTCTATGACGTCTTCGGCGACAATGCGGACACGGCGATACGTCATGCCGTGCAATTGCCGAACGCCGAGCCGACGCTGCTGGTCTCGGCCATGGCGTTGGCGACGAAACACCTCGGCTTCGGCATCACCTCGAACCTCACGTTCGAGCACCCGTATCAGCTGGCCCGCCGTTTCTCGACGCTCGATCACCTCACCAACGGTCGAATCGGCTGGAACATCGTCACCGGCTATCTCGACAGCGGCGCGCGCGGCATGGGTCTGCCCGCCTCGCGCGTCCATGACGAGCGCTATGACGCGGCTGAGGATTTTTTGGAAGCCTCCTACAAACTATGGGAAGGAAGCTGGGAAGATGATGCGGTCCGCCGCGATCGCGACGCGCGCATCTTCACTGATCCGGCGAAGGTTCATCCGGTCCGCCACGACGGAAGCCATTATCGCGTCAACGGTATTCACCTCGCCGAACCCTCACCGCAGCGAACGCCCCTGCTGTATCAGGCGGGAACCTCGAAGCGTGGCCGCGCCTTTGCCGCCCGGCATGCGGAAGCGATCTTTCTCAACGGCCAGACCAAACCGATCCTGGCGCGCGCCGCCCGCGAAATCAGAAGCGCGGCAAAGGAGTTCGGCCGCGATCCTTACGACATCAAGCTGTTTGCCGGAGCAACCGTGATTGTGGCGCCGACGCGTGCCGAGGCTGAAGATATCCTCGAAGACTACGCCCGGCATGTCGACCAAGCCGGTCAGCTTGCATTGCTCTCAGGCTGGACCGGCATCGATTTCTCGACCTACCAGCCCGATCAGGCCGTGCAATATGTCGAGAGCAACGCGATCCAGTCGATGGTGGAGAATTTCACGCTGCGAAGCGATCGTCCCGTCCGTATTGGAGACCTCGCCACCCTCAGCCGGGTCGGCGCACGCTCCCCCTTCGTCGTCGGCTCACCCCAAGACGTAGCCGATGAATTGATCGCCTGGGCCGAGGAGACCGATGTCGACGGCTTCAATCTGTTCCGGCTGGTGGTGCCGGAATCGCTGACTGCTTTCGTCGACCTGGTGGTGCCGGAACTGCAATCGCGCGGGGTCTACAAGACCGCCTACCGCGAGGGCACCTTGCGCGAAAAGCTGTTTCCGGGGCGAGGCGCTCGCCTGCCCGCGGTACACCCGGCAGCAAGCTATCGCCGCCTGGGGGCTTCGTCGGCAAGCGACGCGCGATCGGACGCCGCCGAATAG
- a CDS encoding methionine ABC transporter permease: MSPELINLIIQATGESLFMVAVAALVATLFGLPIGIFLATSGKGELFAAPKLNAVLGVIVNATRSTPFIILVVAIIPFTRLIAGTSIGSGAAIVPLTIAATPFIARLVEAAIREVDAGLIETASSFGATPLQIVLKVLVPEASPALLLALTLAVVSLLGYSAMVGAVGGGGLGDLGIRYGYQRFMPEMMLAVVIVLIALVQTVQTVGDYFAKRVNRRLRHR, encoded by the coding sequence ATGTCGCCTGAACTCATCAACCTGATCATCCAGGCCACTGGCGAAAGCCTGTTCATGGTCGCCGTTGCCGCCCTGGTGGCAACGTTGTTCGGCCTGCCGATCGGCATCTTCCTGGCAACCAGCGGGAAGGGCGAACTGTTCGCCGCGCCCAAGCTCAACGCGGTGCTGGGTGTCATCGTCAACGCCACCCGGTCGACGCCCTTCATCATCCTGGTCGTCGCCATCATTCCGTTCACGCGGCTCATTGCGGGAACATCGATCGGGTCGGGGGCAGCAATCGTGCCATTGACGATCGCGGCGACGCCCTTCATCGCCCGTCTGGTCGAAGCGGCGATCCGCGAAGTAGACGCAGGCCTGATCGAGACCGCGTCCTCCTTTGGCGCCACCCCGCTGCAGATCGTGCTCAAGGTCCTGGTTCCTGAGGCGTCGCCGGCACTCTTGCTGGCCCTGACGCTCGCGGTGGTCAGCCTGCTCGGCTATTCGGCTATGGTCGGCGCGGTCGGCGGCGGCGGTCTCGGCGACCTCGGCATTCGCTATGGCTACCAGCGCTTCATGCCTGAGATGATGCTCGCCGTCGTGATCGTGCTGATCGCACTCGTGCAGACGGTGCAGACCGTCGGCGATTATTTCGCGAAGCGAGTCAACCGCCGGTTACGGCATCGCTGA
- a CDS encoding methionine ABC transporter ATP-binding protein: MNVHQSLTASQPLEPFSPPPERVAAKVDAMVRFEGVEKTYPAYRGKPSVRALQNIDFAIPRGSITGVIGRSGAGKSSLVRLINGLEKPTAGRVEVDGRDISALSGRELRLAQRSIGMIFQHFNLLSSRTAAANIALPLEIAGWSKTDIAVRVTELLDLVDIADKHDRYPSELSGGQKQRIGIARALATRPSVLLSDEATSALDPQTTRAILDLLANINRKLGVTIVLITHEMSVVRQLANEVVVIDAGDIVERGHVADIFTHPKQPITQTFLAEVLGDSLPVSLASRLQEKPVTGGQAVIRVLVRGDAGDTVVARLARELSVDVALLSARIDEIGGQRVGSLTIGVPGGDATAPQVLTYLSQHQFSAERLGYVA, encoded by the coding sequence ATGAATGTGCATCAATCCTTGACGGCCTCGCAGCCGCTCGAGCCGTTTTCACCGCCGCCCGAGCGTGTTGCTGCCAAGGTGGACGCGATGGTGCGGTTCGAAGGCGTGGAAAAGACCTATCCGGCCTATCGCGGCAAGCCGAGTGTACGGGCGCTGCAGAACATCGATTTCGCTATTCCCCGGGGTTCGATCACCGGCGTCATCGGCCGCTCGGGCGCCGGCAAGTCGAGCCTCGTCCGGCTCATCAACGGTCTGGAAAAGCCAACCGCCGGTCGCGTCGAGGTCGATGGTCGCGATATCTCTGCGCTGTCCGGCCGCGAGCTGCGGCTGGCGCAGCGTTCCATCGGCATGATCTTCCAGCACTTCAACCTGCTGTCGTCGCGGACGGCGGCGGCCAATATCGCTTTGCCGCTCGAAATCGCCGGCTGGTCGAAGACCGACATCGCGGTGCGCGTGACCGAACTGCTCGATCTCGTCGATATCGCCGACAAGCACGATCGGTACCCATCCGAATTGTCCGGCGGCCAGAAGCAGCGCATCGGCATTGCGCGCGCGCTGGCGACGCGGCCCAGCGTGCTGCTGTCGGATGAGGCGACCTCGGCGCTCGATCCGCAGACCACGCGTGCGATCCTTGACCTGCTCGCCAACATCAACCGCAAACTCGGCGTGACCATCGTCCTGATCACCCACGAAATGTCCGTCGTCAGGCAACTCGCCAACGAGGTCGTCGTCATCGATGCCGGCGACATTGTCGAACGGGGACATGTCGCCGATATCTTCACCCATCCAAAACAACCGATCACCCAGACGTTCCTTGCTGAGGTCCTCGGCGATTCGCTGCCGGTCTCGCTCGCGAGCCGCCTGCAGGAAAAGCCGGTTACGGGTGGGCAGGCCGTCATTCGTGTCCTGGTCCGCGGCGACGCCGGCGACACGGTCGTGGCCCGCCTGGCGCGTGAGCTGTCCGTTGACGTCGCGCTGTTGTCGGCGCGCATCGATGAGATCGGCGGCCAGCGGGTCGGATCGCTGACGATCGGCGTTCCCGGTGGCGACGCCACCGCGCCGCAGGTCCTCACTTATCTGTCGCAACATCAATTCTCAGCGGAGCGTCTCGGCTATGTCGCCTGA
- a CDS encoding ferredoxin family protein, giving the protein MIEVIDAQRCTSCDICVNICPTNVFDKTHGIPVIARQADCQTCFLCELYCPEDALFVSPFADIPQNVDLEALRQNALLGSYRRAVGWTEETKDRRDIDRSYLLFGH; this is encoded by the coding sequence ATGATAGAGGTCATCGATGCGCAGCGCTGCACGTCGTGCGATATCTGCGTGAACATCTGTCCGACCAACGTCTTCGACAAGACCCATGGAATTCCTGTCATCGCGCGCCAGGCTGACTGTCAGACGTGTTTTCTCTGCGAACTCTATTGCCCCGAGGACGCGCTGTTCGTCTCACCGTTCGCAGATATTCCGCAGAACGTCGATCTCGAGGCGCTGAGGCAAAATGCGCTGCTCGGAAGCTATCGCCGGGCGGTCGGCTGGACCGAGGAAACGAAAGACCGCCGCGACATCGACCGCAGCTATCTGCTGTTCGGTCATTGA
- a CDS encoding FAD-binding protein: MTVQSTRAERVSAPAGSVEFDADVLIVGGGPAGTWAAISAAERGARVVLADKGFCGTSGATAAAGTGVWYVDPEPALREAAMANREKLGGHLQDRRWMARVLDRTYEQSNRLADWGYPYPVDDNGKSQRNSLQGPEYMRLMRKRTKQAGVTILDHSPALELLVDEKGAVAGASGLRRHKHDRWTVRARAVVIATGGCAFLSKTLGSNVLTGDGYLMAAEAGAEFSSMEFSNPYAISAAFGSVTKTLFYGWATFTYEDGSVVPGAASKGGRSAIARALTQGPVYARLDKADGDVQRQMRVSQPNFFLPFDRTGIDPFADRFPVTLRLEGTVRGTGGLRIVDDSCATTVAGLYAAGDAATRELICGGFTGGGSHNAAWAMSSGTFAGRGAADYARHAGPARGRRLSSAGTLALRQRAERSFKPAELAKAVQDEVFPYELNYFREAGRLGGSLERLDALWSEVAQADAAGADDVFRARESASMLATARWMYRSGLARQESRGMHRRDDFPDQDNRQRHYITSGGLDEVWTSVRPHAEAVYAEAAE; the protein is encoded by the coding sequence ATGACAGTTCAATCCACGCGCGCCGAAAGGGTGTCCGCCCCTGCTGGTTCCGTCGAGTTCGATGCCGATGTCCTCATCGTCGGCGGTGGTCCGGCCGGCACATGGGCGGCGATCAGCGCGGCGGAACGGGGCGCGCGCGTTGTGCTCGCGGACAAGGGCTTTTGCGGAACCTCCGGCGCTACCGCCGCGGCCGGCACCGGCGTCTGGTACGTCGATCCCGAACCGGCGCTGCGCGAAGCCGCGATGGCCAATCGCGAGAAGCTGGGGGGCCATCTGCAGGACCGCCGCTGGATGGCGCGCGTGCTCGATCGCACCTATGAGCAGAGCAACCGGCTGGCCGACTGGGGTTATCCCTATCCGGTCGACGACAACGGAAAATCCCAGCGCAACTCGCTGCAGGGCCCGGAATACATGCGGCTGATGCGCAAGCGCACCAAGCAGGCCGGTGTCACCATTCTCGATCACAGCCCGGCGCTGGAGCTGCTGGTCGATGAAAAGGGGGCCGTCGCAGGCGCGAGCGGCCTGCGCCGCCATAAGCACGATCGCTGGACCGTGCGCGCCAGGGCCGTCGTGATCGCGACCGGCGGCTGTGCTTTCCTCAGCAAGACACTGGGCTCGAACGTGCTGACCGGCGACGGCTACCTGATGGCGGCTGAGGCGGGTGCTGAATTCAGCAGCATGGAATTTTCCAACCCCTATGCGATTTCCGCCGCCTTCGGCTCGGTGACCAAGACGCTGTTCTATGGCTGGGCCACGTTCACCTACGAAGATGGCAGCGTCGTGCCCGGCGCGGCCTCGAAGGGCGGACGCTCGGCGATCGCCCGTGCCCTGACGCAGGGCCCGGTCTATGCCCGGCTCGACAAGGCCGATGGCGACGTGCAGCGCCAGATGCGGGTCTCGCAGCCGAACTTCTTCCTGCCCTTCGATCGCACCGGTATCGATCCCTTTGCCGACCGCTTTCCCGTGACCTTGCGGCTCGAGGGTACCGTGCGCGGCACCGGTGGACTTCGGATCGTCGATGACAGCTGCGCGACCACCGTGGCCGGGCTCTATGCGGCGGGCGATGCGGCGACGCGCGAGTTGATCTGCGGCGGCTTTACCGGCGGCGGCAGCCACAACGCCGCCTGGGCAATGTCATCAGGCACCTTTGCCGGGCGGGGGGCCGCCGACTATGCGCGCCATGCCGGTCCTGCACGCGGACGCAGGCTCTCATCCGCCGGAACCCTGGCGTTGCGCCAGCGCGCCGAACGGTCGTTCAAGCCGGCCGAGCTCGCCAAAGCGGTTCAGGATGAGGTCTTTCCCTACGAGCTCAACTACTTCCGCGAAGCGGGCCGGCTCGGTGGTTCGCTTGAAAGGCTCGATGCGCTCTGGAGCGAAGTGGCCCAGGCGGATGCCGCCGGCGCTGACGACGTATTTCGTGCCCGCGAGAGCGCGTCCATGCTGGCAACGGCGCGGTGGATGTACCGCAGCGGATTGGCGCGACAGGAGAGCCGGGGTATGCACCGCCGCGATGATTTCCCGGACCAGGATAACCGCCAGCGCCACTACATCACGTCGGGCGGTCTCGATGAGGTCTGGACTTCGGTGCGCCCGCATGCCGAGGCCGTTTATGCGGAGGCCGCGGAATGA
- a CDS encoding LLM class flavin-dependent oxidoreductase, with protein sequence MSSRQLHLNVNLLHSGVYASAWRLPESDPRACFDVGHYVRVAQIAERGRLDAIFLADTPAITDRIDYRSFMSLEPTIVLATVAAATSHIGLIATASTTYNEPYNIARRFATLDLASGGRAGWNAVTTADASASRNFGLPSVLEHKARYDRAKEFAEVVHALWDSWEDDAFVGDKASARFVDTSKVHPIAHRGAHYSVAGPLNLPRSPQGRPVTVQAGGSSDGRDLAAAQAEAVFTLAQTIEEGVAYAQDLRTRAVAYGRAADSIVILPGLATVIGSTEAEAKRRQDELWELVPIEYSLARLAGTLQIDPALLELDKPLPDPLPLPPNANHTMFQGTVNIARRGNLTVRQLLRALGGGVGHRIIVGTPEQIADDIEAWFKAGAADGFNLMPDVLPSGLEVFVDSVVPILQKRGLFRSDYAGTTLRSHFGLPHPPSRFAGPTPAAASA encoded by the coding sequence ATGTCCTCCCGTCAGCTTCATCTCAACGTCAATCTGCTGCACTCCGGCGTCTACGCCTCGGCATGGCGGCTGCCCGAAAGCGACCCTCGCGCCTGCTTCGACGTCGGCCACTACGTGCGCGTTGCCCAGATCGCGGAGCGCGGCAGACTGGACGCGATCTTTCTGGCGGACACGCCCGCGATTACCGACCGGATCGACTATCGCTCGTTCATGTCGCTGGAGCCGACCATCGTGCTGGCGACGGTCGCGGCTGCCACCAGCCACATCGGCCTGATTGCCACGGCATCTACGACCTACAATGAGCCCTACAACATCGCCCGCCGCTTCGCGACGCTCGATCTCGCCAGCGGCGGCCGTGCCGGCTGGAACGCGGTGACCACGGCCGATGCCTCCGCCAGCCGCAACTTCGGCCTTCCCAGCGTGCTGGAACACAAGGCACGCTACGACCGCGCCAAGGAATTTGCCGAAGTCGTGCACGCGCTTTGGGATAGCTGGGAAGACGACGCTTTCGTCGGTGACAAGGCCAGCGCGCGGTTCGTCGATACGTCCAAGGTGCATCCGATCGCGCATCGCGGTGCGCATTATTCCGTAGCGGGGCCGCTCAACCTGCCGCGCTCGCCGCAGGGGCGTCCGGTCACCGTGCAGGCCGGCGGATCCAGCGACGGCCGCGATCTCGCCGCGGCGCAGGCCGAAGCGGTGTTCACGCTGGCGCAGACCATCGAGGAAGGCGTCGCCTATGCGCAGGACTTGCGCACCCGCGCCGTTGCCTATGGCCGCGCCGCCGACTCGATCGTCATCCTGCCCGGGCTCGCGACCGTGATCGGCAGCACCGAAGCGGAAGCCAAACGGCGGCAGGACGAACTCTGGGAACTCGTCCCGATCGAATACAGCCTTGCGCGCCTGGCCGGGACGCTGCAGATCGATCCGGCGTTGCTCGAACTCGACAAGCCTCTGCCCGACCCGTTGCCACTGCCTCCCAATGCCAACCACACCATGTTCCAGGGAACCGTGAACATCGCCCGCCGCGGTAACCTGACTGTGCGCCAATTGCTGCGCGCGCTCGGCGGCGGCGTAGGTCACCGCATCATCGTCGGCACGCCGGAACAGATCGCCGACGACATCGAAGCATGGTTCAAGGCAGGCGCCGCCGACGGCTTCAACCTGATGCCGGACGTGCTGCCTTCGGGGCTCGAGGTGTTCGTCGACAGCGTGGTGCCGATCTTGCAGAAGCGCGGACTGTTCCGGAGCGACTATGCCGGAACGACGCTGCGCAGCCATTTCGGGCTGCCGCATCCGCCGAGCCGGTTTGCCGGCCCGACGCCCGCCGCCGCTTCCGCCTGA
- a CDS encoding LLM class flavin-dependent oxidoreductase, which yields MTARPLRFGIWALVHGSRAAYQDPEEPYDASWERNRDLVLAAERLGYDSTLIAQHTINPHQEDLDQLEAWSAAAAVAALTSRIEIIAAIKPYLYHPVVLAKLALGIENISHGRFAINLVNAWNRPELDKAGIGFPEHDARYAYGREWISVVSRLTQGERLTCKGEHFDVRDYVLRPSSLYRPRPLIYVGGESEPARALVADHGDVWFINGQPLEDVAGLIADVAARPRQSAPLRFGLSAFVIARETDEEAQSAYARLLELSAKDAPIKAIQKANTDPKVVMMQTMQKTARVGSNGGTAAGLVSSYDEVAARIGAFHSAGIELFMLQFQPFEAEMERFAKEIIPRVRALQSAGSLEKPAALAATR from the coding sequence TGGGCACTGGTGCATGGCTCACGCGCCGCATATCAGGACCCTGAAGAACCCTATGACGCGTCGTGGGAACGCAATCGCGATCTCGTATTAGCCGCGGAAAGGCTCGGCTACGATTCGACCTTGATCGCCCAGCACACGATCAATCCTCACCAGGAGGATCTCGACCAATTGGAAGCGTGGAGCGCCGCGGCCGCCGTTGCGGCATTGACCAGCCGGATCGAGATCATCGCCGCCATCAAGCCGTATCTCTATCATCCGGTGGTGCTCGCCAAGCTGGCGCTCGGCATCGAGAACATCAGCCACGGTCGATTCGCGATCAACCTCGTCAACGCCTGGAATCGGCCGGAGCTCGACAAGGCCGGAATCGGTTTTCCGGAGCACGACGCGCGCTACGCTTACGGCCGCGAGTGGATATCAGTCGTATCGCGGCTGACGCAGGGCGAACGCCTGACCTGCAAGGGCGAGCACTTCGACGTGCGCGACTACGTGCTGCGGCCATCAAGCCTCTACCGGCCGCGACCGCTGATCTATGTCGGCGGCGAGTCGGAGCCGGCCCGCGCGCTGGTCGCCGACCACGGCGACGTCTGGTTCATCAACGGCCAGCCGCTGGAAGACGTTGCCGGACTGATCGCCGATGTCGCGGCACGGCCGCGCCAGTCCGCGCCGTTGCGCTTCGGCCTCTCGGCATTCGTGATCGCGCGAGAGACCGATGAGGAGGCGCAAAGCGCTTACGCCCGGTTGCTGGAGCTGTCGGCCAAGGACGCGCCGATCAAGGCGATCCAGAAGGCGAACACCGATCCAAAAGTCGTGATGATGCAGACCATGCAGAAGACCGCGCGGGTCGGCAGCAATGGTGGTACCGCAGCGGGGCTGGTCAGCAGCTACGACGAGGTCGCCGCGCGCATCGGTGCCTTCCATTCGGCGGGGATCGAGCTGTTCATGCTGCAGTTCCAGCCGTTCGAGGCTGAGATGGAGCGCTTCGCCAAGGAAATCATTCCGCGTGTGCGGGCGTTGCAGTCAGCGGGGTCGCTTGAAAAGCCGGCCGCGCTGGCAGCGACGCGTTGA